GTTCTGGCCCAAGGTCAGCCCGAAAAAGACCTGGAGCGGGACCGTCGCGGGTTGGCTTGCGGCGGCTGTCGTTGGCCTGATTTTCATGCAGTTCACCAATGCCACCTCGCTTATCATCCCGATTTCGATGGTCCTGTCATTCGCAGGCCAGATGGGGGATATCGGCGAAAGCGCCCTGAAACGCCGGATGAAGGTCAAGGACAGTTCAACCCTGATTCCGGGGCATGGCGGGCTGTTTGACCGCTTTGATGCGCTGCTGGGGGCCTCGCTGTTCATGCTGGCCCTGGCCGATCTGTTCAATGTGCCCGGGGTCGCCTTTTGATGCGACGGATCAGCATTCTGGGCGCGACCGGATCCATCGGGCAAAGCACCATCGACCTGATCAAGCGCGATCGCGACGCCTATGATGTGGTGGCGCTGACGGGTGGGCGCAATGTGGCGCAATTAGCAAATGATGCCATAGCCTTGCAGGCCGAAGTTGCAGTGATTTCCGATGAAAGCCAATACGGCGCGCTGCGCGATGCGTTGGCCGGTAGCGGCGTTGTGGCGGCCAGTGGCGCGCGCGCCTTGCAAGAGGCGGCAAGCAGACCCGCCGACTGGATCATGTCGGCGATTGTCGGGGCGGCTGGCCTGCCGCCGGGACTTGAGGCACTGAAACACGGCACGACGCTTGCTCTGGCCAACAAGGAATCTCTGGTCACGGCCGGCCCGATCCTGATGCAGCGCGCAGCGGATCACGGCGCGCGCGTTCTGCCGGTTGACAGCGAACATTCGGGTATCTTTCAGGCGTTGATCGGCGAGGATATCGCCACGGTGGAACGCATCATCATCACCGCAAGCGGTGGTGCCTTTCGCGATCATCCGCTGGACAGGCTTAATGATGTAACGGTGGCGCAGGCCTCGTGCCATCCCAATTGGGACATGGGCCAGCGGATCACGATCGACAGCGCGTCCATGTTCAACAAGGCGCTTGAACTTGTTGAAACCAAGGAGTTTTTCGGCGTTCGCAGTGACCAGATTGAAACCATCGTTCACCCCGAAAGCCTGATTCACGCGCTGGTCGGGTTCAACGATGGTGCGCTGATGGCCCACGTCGGCCCGCCCGACATGCGCCACGCCATCGGCTATGCGCTACATTGGCCAGACCGGCGCGCGTTGCCGGTCGACCGCCTTGATCTGGCGCAGATCGGTCAGTTGAATTTCCGCGCGCCCGATCCGGCCCGCTATCCCGCGCTGGCGCTTGCGCGGCGCGTGATGGAGGAGGGCGGCCTGGCCGGTGCCGCCTTCAACGCCGCCAAGGAACGCGCGCTTGATGCCTTTATCGCGGGCGAGATCGGCTTTATGGACATGGCGCGCGTGGTTTGTGTGACATTGGACAAAATGTCGGCCCGGGACGGGCTGCAAAATGCCACGATGACACTAGATACGGTATTGGACATCGACAGGCTGGCCCGCATCCGCGCGGGTGAAGCAATAAAAATGACAGGACACTAAGACTTTGGACATCACCCAGATCCTCCCGCAGTTTGGCAGTGCGGCCTTTACCATCGTAGCCTTCATCGTCGCGCTGTCGATCATCGTGGCGATCCACGAATACGGCCACTACATCGTCGGGCGCTGGTCGGGCATCCATGCCGAAGTGTTCAGCCTTGGATTTGGTCCGGTGGTCTATTCCCGCGTTGATAAACACGGCACCCGTTGGCAGATCGCGGCCCTGCCGTTTGGCGGATATGTGAAATTTCTGGGCGATGCCAATGCTGCCAGCGTTGGTGCGGCCGAAGGGGCCGAGCCGGGGCGCAACACCATGCTGGGTGCCCCGCTCTGGGCGCGCGCGGCCACTGTTGCGGCGGGTCCGGTGTTCAATTTCATCTTGTCTGTGCTGATTTTTGGCGCGGTGATGATGGTTGATGGGCGCGCGTCCGATCCGCTGACATTGGACGAATCGCGCGCCCTGCCACCCTCTTATGCGATGGATCTGGAACCGGGCGATGCGATCTTGTCGATCGCCGGGCTGGAAACGCCGGAACTGGCTGATTTCGAAGGCTATATCGCCAGCCTGCCGGTTGAACCCACCTTGGATTACCGCGTGTTGCGCGACGGCACGGAAATGACCGTGCAAGGGCCATATCCCTATCCGGCGATGATTTTGGCGCTGAACCCGCAATCGGCCGCCTATGACATCGAGATGAAGGTCGGCGACGTGATCACGGCGATTGATGGCACCCCGATCTTTGCCTTTGACCAGCTCAAGGCGGCGGTTGCCGGGTCAGACGGGCGCCCCTTGATGGCCACGGTCTGGCGTGACGGCGCGTTGATCGATTTTACGCTGGCCCCGCGCAGCGTTGATCTTCCATCGCCCGAGGGTGGTTTCGAGACCCGTTACCTGATTGGCGTTACCGGCGGGCTGTTCTTTGAAGCGCAGACCGAGGTCGTCGGTCCCTGGGCCGCCACGAGGGCCGCGATCGCGCAGGTCTGGTTTATCATGAAATCGTCCCTGTCGGGCCTGTGGCACATGATCACCGGCGCGATTTCGTCGTGCAACCTGTCCGGCCCGATCGGCATTGCCCAGACCAGCGGCGCAATGGCCAGTCAGGGTGCCAGCAGCTTTATCTGGTTCGTGGCGGTGCTGTCGACGGCCGTGGGGCTGCTGAACCTGTTTCCGATCCCTGTGCTGGACGGTGGGCACCTTGTGTTTCACGCCTACGAGGCCGTCACCGGCAAGATGCCAAGTGACGGTGCCCTGCGGGTTCTGATGGCCATCGGCCTGTCGCTGATCCTGGCGCTGATGGTCTTTGCCGTCGCCAATGATCTGTTCCTTTGCCCCTAAGGTTTCGTGAACGTGCCACCAATTCGCCACATTTGATGGGCAGGGTGGCACGGAACGAGCACGTAAAAGGGGTCTTGCCATGCAGACCATTGCATCAGGTTATCGCGGATTGTCGCTGTTGATTGATATCAACTGGGACCGTTTGCTGTATCTTGCGACCATCATTGGCGCGCTTTGGGCCGGTGCCTTTTTCGGCTCCATGTATTTCCCCGGCTAAGCCGCAATCATCATCACTGATCCGACCGGACGCGCACCCACGGGGATGCGCGTTCTTGCGTTTTGACAAGTGCCGTCAATCCCGTTACGTCAAAGGGACGGGCAAGTCGAAACAGGCGGACAAAATGAGCAGTGCATTTACAGCCGGAATGGCGTCAAGCCATGGCAAGATTCAAAAGATTATTTTCCTTTCAGTTCTGATGCTTGGGATGGCTTTCGCCGCGATTGCGCAGGCCCAGACCTACCGATTCAACACCATCAGCGTCGAAGGAAACCAGCGGATCGAGACCGCGACAATCCTCACATACGCAGGAATCACCCGTGGCGAGGCGGTCACAGCAGGGGCCGTCAATGACGCCGCCCAGCGTATTCGCGCCACCGGATTGTTCGAAAGCGTCGATCTGGTGCCCTCGGGCAACAGATTGATCATTCGCGTGACCGAATACCCGACGATCAGCGTGATCAACTTTGAAGGCAACGCCCGCCTGTCGGACGAGGAACTTTCCGCTGTGGTCGGCAGCCGTGAGCGCCGCGTATACAGCCCCAGTCAGGCTGAACAGGACGTCGCCGCCATCACCCAGGCCTATGCCGCCCAGGGCCGCGTCAACGCGACCGTCATGCCCCGCATCATCCGCCGCAACGACAACCGCGTCGATCTGGTCTTCGAGGTCTTCGAGGGCGGCGTGACCGAAGTTGAACGCATCGGTTTCGTCGGCAACCGCGCCTATTCGGACCGTCGCCTGCGCGGCGTGCTGGAAACCAAACAAGCCGGCATTTTCCGCGCCATCATCCAGCGCGATACCTTCGTGGCCGACCGCGTGGAATTTGACCAGCAGGTGCTGAGCGATTTCTACCGCTCGCGCGGCTATGTGGATTTTCAGGTGCAAAACGTCGACGTGTCCCTGACCCGCGAACGCGACGCCTATCTTGTGACCTACAATATCCAGGAGGGGCAGCGCTTCCGCTTTGGCAATGTGTCCGTCATGTCCGAGATCGAGGAAGCCGATTCCCTTGATTTCGAAGCGGCCCTGCGCCTGCGCAGCGGCGCCTATTATTCACCCGTTGCGATCGAAAACGATATCGCCCGTATCGAACGTCTGGCGATCCAGCAGGGGATCAACTTTATGCGGGTCGAACCCCGCATCACCCGCAATGACCGCGACCTGACGCTGGACGTGGAATTCGCGCTGGTGCGCGGCGAGCGGATATTTGTGGAACGCATCGACATCGAGGGTAACAACACCACGCTTGATCGCGTGGTGCGTGGCCAGTTCGATGTGGTCGAGGGCGATCCCTTTAACCCGCGTGAAATCCGCCAATCCGCTGAACGTATCCGCGCGCTGGGATATTTCACCAACGCCAATGTGGATGCCCGCGAAGGGTCATCTCCCGATCAGGTGGTGATTGATGTGAACGTCGAAGAAGGGCCGACCGGCTCGCTGTCGTTCGGCGGCAACTTTTCGACAGATAACGGGCTGTCCCTGCTGGCCAGTTTCAGGCAGCGCAACTTCTTGGGGCGCGGGCAGACGCTGTCGTTTGATCTGTCGGCAGGCGAAGACAACCAGAACCTTGGCTTCAACTTCATCGAACCCAACTTTCTGGCGCGTGACCTGAGCTTTGGTCTGTCGCTTGATTATCGCACCACCGATAACGCAAATGCACTTTATGATACGGAAACCTTTGATTTCCGTCCCTCCTTTGCCTTTCCGGTCAGCGAAAACGGGCGTTTGTCGGTCTATTACCGCTATGACTACACTGACATCACCGATGCCGATGCGGCCTCCAGCGCGATCATTCAGGCGGATGCGGCGCTTGGCGGGATCGGCACCAGTTCACTGGGCTATTCCTATAGCTGGGACACGCGCCGCACCGGTCTGAACCCCGACGCCGGTGTGCTGCTGCGCTTTGGTCAGGAGTTCGGCTTTGGTGACAGCCAGTTCATCAAGACCAGCGCCGAAGTGACCGGCCAGACCCTTGTCCTGAATGGCGATGTGACCCTGACAGCCACGCTTGAGGGCGGCGCGCTGGTCTATCAGGATGGCCAAAGCCGGATCACCGATCGTTATTTTCTGGGCAGCCGTGTGATGCGCGGGTTCGATCCGGGCGGCATTGGTCCGCGCGATCAGGTGTCCGGTGACGCGCTGGGTGGCGAATACTACGCCGTGGCCCGCCTTGAGGCGCGTTTCCCGCTGGGGCTGCCCGAAGAATACGGGATCAGTGGCGGTGCCTTCATCGACTACGGGTCGGTCTGGGACGTGGGTGACTCTGCCAGTCTTGCAACGGTGGATTACAACGATTTCACCCCACGCACGATTGCTGGTGTGTCGATCTTTTGGGACACGCCCATCGGCCCGCTACGGTTCAACTTCACCGAACCCTTGGACGTCCAGCCAACGGATGAAACCAAATCGTTCGATCTGACGATCTCGACACAGTTCTGATGCTGCGCGCGGCGCTTTTCGCCTTGGCGATGATCGCCGCGTCGCCGCCCGTGGCGGCGCAAGAAGATACTGCGCCCGTGGCGGCGCAAGAAGACACTGCGCCCGTGGCGGCGCAAGAGGGTACTGCGCCCGTGGTAACGCAGGACAACCCGACACCAGTGGGGATTGTGACGGTCGATATTGACCGCCTGTTTACCGCAACCGAACTTGGCCAGCGCATCACCGACGATTTCCGCATCGCCAGCGAGGCTCTGGCGGCTGAAAACCGCACCATCGCTGCCGCCCTCACCGAAGAGGAAAGCAACCTTACCGAACGCCGCCCCGCAATGGACCCCGCAGCCTTCCGCGCCGAGGCCGAAGCCTTTGACGAAAAGGTCCAGGGCATCCGCGCCGCCCAGGACGCCAAGGAACGCGCGCTTGATGACTCGCTGGCGGCGGGGCGCGATAATTTCTTTGTTGCGATCCGCCCGATCCTTGGCCAGTTGATGGTGGAAAACGGCGCGGGCGCGATTTTGGACCGGCGCAGTGTCGTGTTGTCTGTCGGGCGCATTGATATCACCGATGCCGCGATTGCCGTCATTGATGCGACCGTTGGCGATGGCACCGGCCCTGACGGTGACAGCACAGGTGATGGCGGCGCGAATTAAGCCGCGCTTGCCCCCCTCGGGCGCAGTTGCTACTCAGGTCCAAACAACGAAGGATCAGCCATGAGCGATGACACTCCCGCACCCGTAACCGAGGCTGACATCCAGCTTATTCAGGCGATCCTGCCGCACCGCTATCCGTTTCTGCTGGTGGACCGCGTGCGTGATATCGACGGGACTTCCTCGGCCACAGGCATCAAGAACGTCACCATGAACGAGCCGCATTTTCAGGGTCACTTTCCCGGCAATCCGATCATGCCCGGCGTCACCATCATCGAGGCGATGGCACAGACCGCCGCCGTCATGGTCGGCACGACGATGGGGTTGGTGAACGGTGATCTGCTGGTTTACTTCATGGCGATTGACGGCTGCAAGTTCCGCCGCAAGGTTGTGCCCGGTGACGTGCTCGAGATGAAAATCGAAACCACCCGCGGCAAGGCCGGTGGCAAGGTCTGGAAGTTCAAAGGCGTCGCATCGGTCGAAGGTGAGATGGCCGCCGAGGCCGAATTTACCGCGATGATGGATATGCAGGGCTGATCATGTCCATTCACCCCTCAGCCGTGATCGAAGACGGCGCAACCATCGGCATTGGCTGCAAGATTGGCCCGTTCTGTCACGTCGGACCCGAAGTGGTCTTGTCCGAAGGGGTGCAATTGCGCAGCCATGTGGTTGTCACGGGCGACACGCATATCGGGGCTGATACTGTCGTGTTTTCCTTTTCCGTGATTGGTGAAATCCCGCAGGATCTGAAGTTCGCGGGCGAGAAAACCTCGCTTCGGATCGGCGCGCGCAACCGCATCCGCGAACATGTCACCATGAACACCGGCACCGGCGGCGGGGGCGGCGTGACCCGTGTGGGTGATGACGGGCTGTTCATGGCGGGTTGCCATATTGCCCATGACGCGCAGGTCGGCAACCGCGTGATTGTCGTCAATTCTTCGGCCATCGCCGGCCATGTGATCCTTGAAGATGACGTGATCGTCGGCGGCTTGTCTGGCGTGCACCAGCATGTGCGTATCGGCAAGGGCGCGATCATCGGGGCCTGCACGATGGTGACCAATGATGTGGTGCCGCACGGACTTGTGCAGGGGCCGCGCGGGGTGCTGGACGGGCTTA
This portion of the Octadecabacter sp. SW4 genome encodes:
- the bamA gene encoding outer membrane protein assembly factor BamA; this encodes MSSAFTAGMASSHGKIQKIIFLSVLMLGMAFAAIAQAQTYRFNTISVEGNQRIETATILTYAGITRGEAVTAGAVNDAAQRIRATGLFESVDLVPSGNRLIIRVTEYPTISVINFEGNARLSDEELSAVVGSRERRVYSPSQAEQDVAAITQAYAAQGRVNATVMPRIIRRNDNRVDLVFEVFEGGVTEVERIGFVGNRAYSDRRLRGVLETKQAGIFRAIIQRDTFVADRVEFDQQVLSDFYRSRGYVDFQVQNVDVSLTRERDAYLVTYNIQEGQRFRFGNVSVMSEIEEADSLDFEAALRLRSGAYYSPVAIENDIARIERLAIQQGINFMRVEPRITRNDRDLTLDVEFALVRGERIFVERIDIEGNNTTLDRVVRGQFDVVEGDPFNPREIRQSAERIRALGYFTNANVDAREGSSPDQVVIDVNVEEGPTGSLSFGGNFSTDNGLSLLASFRQRNFLGRGQTLSFDLSAGEDNQNLGFNFIEPNFLARDLSFGLSLDYRTTDNANALYDTETFDFRPSFAFPVSENGRLSVYYRYDYTDITDADAASSAIIQADAALGGIGTSSLGYSYSWDTRRTGLNPDAGVLLRFGQEFGFGDSQFIKTSAEVTGQTLVLNGDVTLTATLEGGALVYQDGQSRITDRYFLGSRVMRGFDPGGIGPRDQVSGDALGGEYYAVARLEARFPLGLPEEYGISGGAFIDYGSVWDVGDSASLATVDYNDFTPRTIAGVSIFWDTPIGPLRFNFTEPLDVQPTDETKSFDLTISTQF
- the dxr gene encoding 1-deoxy-D-xylulose-5-phosphate reductoisomerase, which encodes MRRISILGATGSIGQSTIDLIKRDRDAYDVVALTGGRNVAQLANDAIALQAEVAVISDESQYGALRDALAGSGVVAASGARALQEAASRPADWIMSAIVGAAGLPPGLEALKHGTTLALANKESLVTAGPILMQRAADHGARVLPVDSEHSGIFQALIGEDIATVERIIITASGGAFRDHPLDRLNDVTVAQASCHPNWDMGQRITIDSASMFNKALELVETKEFFGVRSDQIETIVHPESLIHALVGFNDGALMAHVGPPDMRHAIGYALHWPDRRALPVDRLDLAQIGQLNFRAPDPARYPALALARRVMEEGGLAGAAFNAAKERALDAFIAGEIGFMDMARVVCVTLDKMSARDGLQNATMTLDTVLDIDRLARIRAGEAIKMTGH
- the rseP gene encoding RIP metalloprotease RseP, with product MDITQILPQFGSAAFTIVAFIVALSIIVAIHEYGHYIVGRWSGIHAEVFSLGFGPVVYSRVDKHGTRWQIAALPFGGYVKFLGDANAASVGAAEGAEPGRNTMLGAPLWARAATVAAGPVFNFILSVLIFGAVMMVDGRASDPLTLDESRALPPSYAMDLEPGDAILSIAGLETPELADFEGYIASLPVEPTLDYRVLRDGTEMTVQGPYPYPAMILALNPQSAAYDIEMKVGDVITAIDGTPIFAFDQLKAAVAGSDGRPLMATVWRDGALIDFTLAPRSVDLPSPEGGFETRYLIGVTGGLFFEAQTEVVGPWAATRAAIAQVWFIMKSSLSGLWHMITGAISSCNLSGPIGIAQTSGAMASQGASSFIWFVAVLSTAVGLLNLFPIPVLDGGHLVFHAYEAVTGKMPSDGALRVLMAIGLSLILALMVFAVANDLFLCP
- a CDS encoding OmpH family outer membrane protein → MLRAALFALAMIAASPPVAAQEDTAPVAAQEDTAPVAAQEGTAPVVTQDNPTPVGIVTVDIDRLFTATELGQRITDDFRIASEALAAENRTIAAALTEEESNLTERRPAMDPAAFRAEAEAFDEKVQGIRAAQDAKERALDDSLAAGRDNFFVAIRPILGQLMVENGAGAILDRRSVVLSVGRIDITDAAIAVIDATVGDGTGPDGDSTGDGGAN
- the fabZ gene encoding 3-hydroxyacyl-ACP dehydratase FabZ, whose amino-acid sequence is MSDDTPAPVTEADIQLIQAILPHRYPFLLVDRVRDIDGTSSATGIKNVTMNEPHFQGHFPGNPIMPGVTIIEAMAQTAAVMVGTTMGLVNGDLLVYFMAIDGCKFRRKVVPGDVLEMKIETTRGKAGGKVWKFKGVASVEGEMAAEAEFTAMMDMQG
- the lpxA gene encoding acyl-ACP--UDP-N-acetylglucosamine O-acyltransferase translates to MMSIHPSAVIEDGATIGIGCKIGPFCHVGPEVVLSEGVQLRSHVVVTGDTHIGADTVVFSFSVIGEIPQDLKFAGEKTSLRIGARNRIREHVTMNTGTGGGGGVTRVGDDGLFMAGCHIAHDAQVGNRVIVVNSSAIAGHVILEDDVIVGGLSGVHQHVRIGKGAIIGACTMVTNDVVPHGLVQGPRGVLDGLNLIGLKRKGVERTDITALRAAFQALKDGEGSFMDRARRLGDESDSAYVQEMVAFILGDSDRNFLTPS